The sequence gaatttttcaattttttgcgaGCGGTGAAGTGAGACAAAATGGCGCGTTGCCGAAAAATTGCGCGCATGATCGATGTTAATTGATTACGCACGCGCcatccttttttcaaaacgTCGTAGTTGGTGGAACATCAAGTCGCTTTAAAGAAGGTATAGGGTTAAAGCATGGGTATGGAAATTAACTTTAAAGACGAATAAATCATTAAACAATCTTTTACAGAAATGTTATTCTGCTTCATATTATACCTTGGAATTTAGAAATTTACTATTCAAATCCATTAGAAAATCACATGAATGTATGAAGTTAGCAATTCTACCGCTAGGTGTCTAATGTTTTCTCTCTTGGACAGCAACCATGGCAACTCAGCGAGGATGAGTATGAGTAGGGAAATACTGTtccaattcaataaaaattttaaaaaatgaaaagtatgACGATAATATTCAAAGTTCAATCTCATATCATACTGAACGCATGTAGTGTTTCCGTTCGACGCTTCAGCCTGGTGAATGAAAGGCTCAAAGTGCGTACGGcgtgatagttttttttttttttaaatttattttttaactagatttgtttgatttatcaAATTTGTGGATAGTAgtagtttaatttaaaaaaaaaatttcgttcggTACCGTTTTTCATACATGATTATTTTATGCAAGCACTAAAGGGAACCatggagggagggggaataGAACCCGGAATCCACCGGAGGAGACAAGAGACTTAATAACTAACTACATTGCGTGCCATAACCATTAAACCATGGTTGCACATACTATTCCGATTGGAAAGTGTTATGGAGAAAcatctctccatacccctggtTCAAGTCTGAATCATCCGAAcgataaataaaatatcatTATTTTTAGTCTATTTCAACTTGGAagggagggaaagaaaaatcctaaACTATGCAATggaatcaaatatttttcaacatgtatctcaaatcaatttatttaaGTTATTGATTGCATACATTCAATGTTTCTAAGgttagaaaatcaattttcttcgCCGActtgtgtattttttaaatttagcggCTCGGATTCCACCAAAATCTGTCGATTTTGCACCGCTGTGAATTTCGTTTGGCAGACAAATGTCGACTGCTATTGccacaacttcaaacttcaaactgatcaagaaaaatattttcagctCATCACGCTAGTGCCACAATTTGGAAGAATGAAGTATTCTGTAGAAATTACAGGTCCAGCTCTCTCCTTTCTTTACTATTCCGTTTCTTCATCATTGAAGGTAAGTAGTGATTGGTCGGCAAATAATAATGACTGACACAGCAAATAATGTCCTATAATGTGTCACCAAAgccaaacaaaacagaacTATTTTACTTGATTGCTTCCTTGTTGCTTCATTGCAGGAGGGATTTCTTTTTGGAACAGTTGAAGAAAAGCacattgaaattatttctgaTTCCAGTGAAAGCAGTGTTGAACCAGAAACAATAATCCGTAAGAATTTCCAATTATTACTTCCTATCTTCAAAACACTACATATTTCATACTGGGCTTTAAATGTTTTCTAAATCATAATTATGGTGGCTTAACATGGATATTCACATTTAAAAATCTAGGTGTTACAGGAGTATTTCCTTGTTCACTAACTTCAAAACTGTTTTCCCAAGAAAATGATGTAGACATTCCACACCAGgcaagagatttttttttgtggttttaaaaataagtagCTGTGTTAAATTTGGCTATAATTATTAGGGTGACTCTGTCATTATAGGATGGTTttctggcagaaaaaactCATTATTCAAGCCCTCTTTTCGAGAAACAGCTCTTCACTCTAAGCTGAATATAGAGTACTGCCAAAACCACATAGAgaggtttttatttgttttagttCAAGACAATCCGAGTGAAACTAGTATAACACGAGAATTCCAGGCGaagttttttcaatttgataaaaCGAAGAGGTAACTATTTTTgttataattttaaattttattatgtttgTAGTTTTGTATTGGTTTTCATTGATTAATgacagttttaatttttaggagGTGGTCGTCTTTGACTGGATCTATTTTAAATTGGAATCAGAGGTCCAAGTCGTCCAACCTCGCCAACAAATCTCTTTACAGATCGTTACCGACATTTGAACCCAGTCTACTATCACgctttgaagaagaaactatCAACCAAGggtatttgttttcttaattCAATGCTATTCCATGAAtccatgaaaatattttaaatgaataagGTTGATTGGTGAGCAGTTCATTGAGGGAATGTTCACAAACGCCCACAGCTACCTGATGGAATCTATGGATAGAATAGCCAACATCACTTCTGAAATTGCTCAAGTGGAGGCTGAAATTGCGCGTTTGAGGATCAATAAAGGTAGACGCAAATAATTCAGTAATTGTATGAATAACGagggattattattattgcagaagAATCCGAAAATAATCCCCCTTCTCCCCCAATAATGGAACGTCGTAATCAAAGAAGGGTTTAGTTTCCAATcgacgaaaaaaaatgaatactcTTTGAATCATCGTCAGGCGATAAGAAGGGCGCTATCCTTCCGAaggaaattaagaaaatttcggTTAACAAATAAAAGCTCTCTAAGAGTTGTATTCATATCCAAGCGTTCATCtaagaattttcattttttttttgtatttttaaagtaCACCTTTTGTTTTGAAGTCTTAAAGAACTTATGCGTTGTGTCAATAATTGTATTATAATCaagatattttccaattttgggCACACCCAAACTTCGTACATTTAATAAAGtaataaacaattaaatatacatttttttttagttcctgtATAGGAAAATGCTGAAAATTCTTTGCACACATGTATGTACATATTTCAGTATCACAACTGAAAACCCCATAAAGGATTAGCGTACATTTTCCAATTATGAGCTACTGCCAGATGAAGTCCGAGTCGTACTGCGAGGACGTAGTAAGCTGAAATGCAAATATTCTGGAATTTCTACTGTCGAATCCTTGAAAGAATAAGAGTAAGAGGTAGTTAGTAATTGAAATGTGTTTCCTGGAAGACTAGATTTACCTGGTAGATTCTCAATGGTGTAGAAGCTCGAATACCATAGGTAGTCGGCCTTTCATCCGGATTTCGAGATAGCATTTTATTTAACAAAACTGcctgttatttaaaataaagaacaaacaaacacaaagctgtaatattattcaaaatagataattaaaacaaattatggcATACCTCTTCCGGATATTTTTCGATAAATCCTCGTGGGAACTTGAGTTTCCGTAACTGAGAGATCACAGTCACCTGagtttagacaaaaaatattcaaatcgatAAATAATTTTGTATGAACAATTATGGGGTCAGTTTGAAAGTTATACCTGTTCCATCTGAGTGGACAAtggccagagcaattcaaccAAAATGAGACCAAGCGAATATATATCTACTTTGTGATTGTATGGTTGCCCTTCAATTTGCTCAGGACTCATGTACAGCTGTGTCCCAACTTGGTCAGTGTGAGTGCGCTGAAATGGCGAAAATCCACCACCACAAATGACATTTCCTTCGGGAGACATGGGCGAATAGGAAGCCTCTTCAGCCATGGCAGTTACCAAACCAAAATCACCGATCTTTAtcgctccatcaggagcaaaGAATATATTTGAAGGCTTGAGATCTCGATGAATTAGACCCTGGGTATCAAAacataaatataattaaagaaaaaagttatttgatATATAATTTCGATACCTGTAGGTGAACGTATTCGACGGCTCGGACGATTTCGTTAAACATCTGGATAGTCTGATAAGTATCGCGGTGTGATACGTGAGCTCTCAACCACTCACGTAAACTTTCTTTACGACAAAGTTGCATTTGTATGAAGAGAAACATTTTAGCGTCCGATCTTGTGTAGTTGGGAGTTTTCGGCACGTTTCTTTGAACTCTTTTTACAACATGGCGACTCGATGGTCTTCTGATTATTGCACAACTGCCGTCTGTCTCGCATGCACTGGTACTTTTGGAACATTTATCTGATGTTTCATCTTCAAATCGAATTTCGTTACAagaatttttagttttccgACTAGAATCTTCGAAAACGATATCGAACGAATCGTTTGTCAATGACTTCCGCCGCACCGAAAATGAATTATCAAATGAACTCATCTGATTGCAAAATGGAAACTGATCAACAGtcgatttttcatttgaaccaGTGAAACCATCGGAGTTGGACGGTTCCATTTTCGATAGGCAACTGTCCTCTCCTGTGTTGAACGGAGTAGGTCCAGTAATTGATTCGCTGTCGATCCAAGCTGCATCTTGAAATTCCTGCCAACCAGGAGGTGGGCATTCAATCCAAGCATGGAAATATCTCACAATATGTGGATTGTCGAGCTTCGCCAAGGCCTAATAATAATGGAATGTGATGTATGTTTCTGTCAGAAATTCTAAAATAGCTTTTAAAACGTGCTTACCTTAACTTCACGCATCACTTTCTCCCTGGCTTCCTCACTGTTTGGAAGCTGAATGCGTTTAACCGCATAATGACAGTCATCTAACCGATTTCGAACTTCGAAGACTAGGCCAAATCCACCTCTTCCAAGACACTGAATGGGTTCAAAATCTGTCAAATAGCGCGAAACGAATGCAGGAGGGCCACTCGCAACAGCAATCTGATTTTCCATTGGTTGGACAACCACCGATTTCATAGGTTGATCGCAATCTTCTCCAGCAGCAATAGAAGGAGTATTTAGCGCTGCTAAGTTCTCTTGCCCCATATCGGTTTCTGGCGCCGTTAAACGAGCCAAAGGAGGGACTATGGAACTGATATGTCGATGAAGCTCAACTGCCCATCGTTGCTGTAAGAAGTTAACAACCTACACAATAGAAAGACGAAGTTATGAATGAATGGATCGAATTTGGAGGAGAAGGGGTTTTCTCACCTGTCTAGTTATAACCATATGAAAGATGAAAGCAGTCAACAGGCTGATAAATACCACTTCGCGCCACCAAAACCACAATGATACAATCACTATGTGAACTGGGGTATGCCTACCACCCTCCCataactcttcttcttcttcgatgtCGGCAGGATTTTTATCGGCACTAATCGGTTTTGGGGGCTTCTTTTGTGACTTATtctctttaaataaataaaatcctcgttctatttataagaaaaaaaaaaattatcaatggCTCAAATCGATAGTAACTATTGTATACATACCATAAGGATAATCTGTCTGATGGCGAACGATCATAGCGGTAACTTTTGGATCACTGCTTTCTTCTACATGTTCTTCAGTAGTGGCTTCATTCTTATCCTCAGTAGATGcagcagtagaagtagtaAACCGACCTGGTCGCCCTTGATACGCGACTAACGACGTTTTTGCGGATAAAGGTTgccattgaattcgaaatggtCTTAAAGCACTGTAACGAAAAATTAGGCAATTTGTGTAACAATTCTATaagaaaacttaaaaatttgCAACCTTGAAGAAGTGCTTGGATTTCCACCAATTTCCTGCTTCGATTGACCAGAAACGGTAAAATCTGCAATCCGAGCACTTTCTTGAACATAAAGTTGATGATTGTGAATTCCCACATAGAGTAGTGGAGATGAAACCGCCTTAGGATCCTCATACATATCCGGTTGACTTTCGAGGGCTGGGACAAAATTTGGATTAAACAGGTCCAGGGGCATTAAATTCCCTTCTATAAAATTCGTATGTTCAAAATTGGATTCTATTAcagtgaaatatttaaatgcaCCTATTAATTTCCACACATGTACGACAGGACTTTCAAACTTGTACTTCCATAAAACTTGTCCTGGTCGTTCAGGATTAATAGCGCAAACAACTCCATCTGGGACGACTACCTATGTACACCAAAACACTTTTTtagaaagaataataaatttgaattgttagGCATAATACTTTAAATTCCATGGGATATGGAGTCAAAATTTCAGTTGATGAATCTGCTTCTATGTACTCATTTTCTGTTGAGTGATTAACAAAGCattccatttgtttttctggggTTTCTATATTACTGGACTTACATTCTGAGAATGCTTTAATAAAATGGATATCAAACCAAGAACTTTCCACTCCTTAAGATTTGATTCTAAACTTACAATCAGAATGGGTATGAAGAAGTGACGcttcatgtctgccaacactAAAATTCCATCTCTCAGTTCCAGTGCGTGGTTCTATCGCACGAACAATTTGACTGTGTCTTCTCACAATTAAGAATTCACTGCTAGTTCCAGCTTCAGCAGGTTCTACATGGCACCCTTCAGTAGAGCAAACATATTGGACATGCCCAGTACGTACATCCACACCATAAGTCCTGACTTCTTTGCCACCTGAAATGCAAAATTTGTGATCAATTTTCATTAACTTGTGTGAAAAAATTGGCTTTAATTATACCAGTGATAAGAAGATCATCTGCAGCATGATATGATGAATGCAGTAGGGAATCAGCTGAGATTGGAATAGGCTCAATACCTTCCCCATCAAACTTATACAATCCTCCATCTAGAGATGGTATAAGTCTAACAAGCTTCCCATGACTATTTAGTTCCACTTTGGATATACTAGATGATAAAAGACCACCAGGCCCAGTTTCAATTTTCCACAATATATTGCCTTGATCAGATGCATCAAGGGCAGATAGAGTACCATCCAAGGTACTCACTAAAAGCAGGGGGCTAGACATTTCCAATACAAGATTTTATGAGATTTTCAAGTATTTGGGCATCCAAATATGTGTGAAATACCTTTTCttagttgaatttttaataagggtatttttttcaatatagtGAGGAAGTAAAATGTCAGGATCCTCATCAGAGTCGGTTACATCATCCCAATAGTGATCAGAATTTTCATGATGTAGTGGCTCGTGTGAAGTTGTTTCTTCTTGAGGAACTGATCCCTCCTTGGAGCTGCCTTTTTCACTTGGGAAAGAGTTGTCAAGGTCTCCTAATTCTTCgacatctttttgtttttctccggaGATAAATGCTGAACCCAATACAAACACAACAGTAAATGTCACGATAACTAAAAACTTAGTCAGAGTGACCATTTTTCCGGCGGAACAAGGTACAAATGTTctccatgaaaaaaaaaatgcactaTGCAAACTCGCAAATCAACGAGATTGTATGATCTAAATCAGCTGTTATTAACGAAATTTCGTCATTCTGACATTGTGAATTGAACTTGACTTAACATGAGATTCTAGTATCAGAAATTTAGTTGGTAAATTTTGTCTTGGAGCACACGCATGGCGCCACCTATCATTGAAGAGTCAAAGTTTGCGTGTAACTGATTTAGATTGagttttatcattttatttgaCAAGCCGATCACGATCTCAGGTTTTAAGAAGGCAATGGCTATAGAGAACTGAATTTACTAATCGTTAAGTTACAAAAGATCTCTTTAACAAAAATATGTTCACTAAGAAAGTAGTGAAAGGTCTCTAGCGTAAATAAAACGACAGATGGCGTTCTAAGACACGTTACACGTAGGGAACTGTGCAAGTTTTTCCCGTCGTGTTTTTTTGTACGTACGTGCAGTTCAATTCAGGaaccaaatcaaaacaacGCAATACCGGATACGTCATGGAATTTTGCTTAGTTGCCGTACCAGAACCATCAAAtacgaagaaaaaagtgatCCCCAGTCCCCACTTCTCAGTCAGTCCTTTCCTCACGTAGGCACTCCTATATAATGGATCAGCTACATTTAGTACAGTTTTTTGTTATcgcagtaaaataattttagtaTTGGATAAGTGTGTGTATTTATAGATTTAAGTGCATTACTAGATTATTAGCTACGTTCACCCAACAATGACAACATTCCACGATTGTGCGCTGCAAGGTCTAAGCCCGATATGGAAAAAcggttaaaataaaattgataatCAAACACAAGACGCACGCACGTAatcgacatttttttatttttcattcatgTAGGAACGTATTTAGTATATGTCCCCCAAAAGcccaaatcaaatcaacgTGAACAGACATGATCGTGAAAATGTATCGTCCGGGATACattaaaacacgaaaaaaaaaagacatttgcTGCTCAATAATTTAtgtatttgaaatgaataaaaagaataatttaaagtTCAATGCATCATTCTAGATCGATGGAGAAGAATAATgtcattagaaaaatttgctGTGTAAATAAGCTACGAGCGCTTTTATGAGCAACTTCGAATTTTTATGTACACAAGCGAAAAAAATCATCAATTGcagttttaaaataatagttttttgttcataagGAAGGACAAATATGCTTCAAACAGGTAAGCATATCGATCATAATTCTCATTTGTCCCGGTAATAATTTATTCCCTCCCCCCCATTTCTTGTGCCGGATTTG is a genomic window of Daphnia pulicaria isolate SC F1-1A chromosome 2, SC_F0-13Bv2, whole genome shotgun sequence containing:
- the LOC124327838 gene encoding uncharacterized protein LOC124327838 isoform X1, which gives rise to MKYSVEITGPALSFLYYSVSSSLKEGFLFGTVEEKHIEIISDSSESSVEPETIIRVTGVFPCSLTSKLFSQENDVDIPHQGDSVIIGWFSGRKNSLFKPSFRETALHSKLNIEYCQNHIERFLFVLVQDNPSETSITREFQAKFFQFDKTKRRWSSLTGSILNWNQRSKSSNLANKSLYRSLPTFEPSLLSRFEEETINQGLIGEQFIEGMFTNAHSYLMESMDRIANITSEIAQVEAEIARLRINKEESENNPPSPPIMERRNQRRV
- the LOC124327838 gene encoding uncharacterized protein LOC124327838 isoform X2; protein product: MKYSVEITGPALSFLYYSVSSSLKEGFLFGTVEEKHIEIISDSSESSVEPETIIRVTGVFPCSLTSKLFSQENDVDIPHQGDSVIIGWFSGRKNSLFKPSFRETALHSKLNIEYCQNHIERFLFVLVQDNPSETSITREFQAKFFQFDKTKRRWSSLTGSILNWNQRSKSSNLANKSLYRSLPTFEPSLLSRFEEETINQGLIGEQFIEGMFTNAHSYLMESMDRIANITSEIAQVEAEIARLRINKESENNPPSPPIMERRNQRRV
- the LOC124327836 gene encoding eukaryotic translation initiation factor 2-alpha kinase-like isoform X1; translated protein: MVTLTKFLVIVTFTVVFVLGSAFISGEKQKDVEELGDLDNSFPSEKGSSKEGSVPQEETTSHEPLHHENSDHYWDDVTDSDEDPDILLPHYIEKNTLIKNSTKKSPLLLVSTLDGTLSALDASDQGNILWKIETGPGGLLSSSISKVELNSHGKLVRLIPSLDGGLYKFDGEGIEPIPISADSLLHSSYHAADDLLITGGKEVRTYGVDVRTGHVQYVCSTEGCHVEPAEAGTSSEFLIVRRHSQIVRAIEPRTGTERWNFSVGRHEASLLHTHSDSFSECKSSNIETPEKQMECFVNHSTENEYIEADSSTEILTPYPMEFKVVVPDGVVCAINPERPGQVLWKYKFESPVVHVWKLIEGNLMPLDLFNPNFVPALESQPDMYEDPKAVSSPLLYVGIHNHQLYVQESARIADFTVSGQSKQEIGGNPSTSSSALRPFRIQWQPLSAKTSLVAYQGRPGRFTTSTAASTEDKNEATTEEHVEESSDPKVTAMIVRHQTDYPYERGFYLFKENKSQKKPPKPISADKNPADIEEEEELWEGGRHTPVHIVIVSLWFWWREVVFISLLTAFIFHMVITRQVVNFLQQRWAVELHRHISSIVPPLARLTAPETDMGQENLAALNTPSIAAGEDCDQPMKSVVVQPMENQIAVASGPPAFVSRYLTDFEPIQCLGRGGFGLVFEVRNRLDDCHYAVKRIQLPNSEEAREKVMREVKALAKLDNPHIVRYFHAWIECPPPGWQEFQDAAWIDSESITGPTPFNTGEDSCLSKMEPSNSDGFTGSNEKSTVDQFPFCNQMSSFDNSFSVRRKSLTNDSFDIVFEDSSRKTKNSCNEIRFEDETSDKCSKSTSACETDGSCAIIRRPSSRHVVKRVQRNVPKTPNYTRSDAKMFLFIQMQLCRKESLREWLRAHVSHRDTYQTIQMFNEIVRAVEYVHLQGLIHRDLKPSNIFFAPDGAIKIGDFGLVTAMAEEASYSPMSPEGNVICGGGFSPFQRTHTDQVGTQLYMSPEQIEGQPYNHKVDIYSLGLILVELLWPLSTQMEQVTVISQLRKLKFPRGFIEKYPEEAVLLNKMLSRNPDERPTTYGIRASTPLRIYQDSTVEIPEYLHFSLLRPRSTTRTSSGSSS
- the LOC124327836 gene encoding eukaryotic translation initiation factor 2-alpha kinase-like isoform X2, whose translation is MVTLTKFLVIVTFTVVFVLGSAFISGEKQKDVEELGDLDNSFPSEKGSSKEGSVPQEETTSHEPLHHENSDHYWDDVTDSDEDPDILLPHYIEKNTLIKNSTKKSPLLLVSTLDGTLSALDASDQGNILWKIETGPGGLLSSSISKVELNSHGKLVRLIPSLDGGLYKFDGEGIEPIPISADSLLHSSYHAADDLLITGGKEVRTYGVDVRTGHVQYVCSTEGCHVEPAEAGTSSEFLIVRRHSQIVRAIEPRTGTERWNFSVGRHEASLLHTHSDSFSECKSSNIETPEKQMECFVNHSTENEYIEADSSTEILTPYPMEFKVVVPDGVVCAINPERPGQVLWKYKFESPVVHVWKLIEGNLMPLDLFNPNFVPALESQPDMYEDPKAVSSPLLYVGIHNHQLYVQESARIADFTVSGQSKQEIGGNPSTSSRPFRIQWQPLSAKTSLVAYQGRPGRFTTSTAASTEDKNEATTEEHVEESSDPKVTAMIVRHQTDYPYERGFYLFKENKSQKKPPKPISADKNPADIEEEEELWEGGRHTPVHIVIVSLWFWWREVVFISLLTAFIFHMVITRQVVNFLQQRWAVELHRHISSIVPPLARLTAPETDMGQENLAALNTPSIAAGEDCDQPMKSVVVQPMENQIAVASGPPAFVSRYLTDFEPIQCLGRGGFGLVFEVRNRLDDCHYAVKRIQLPNSEEAREKVMREVKALAKLDNPHIVRYFHAWIECPPPGWQEFQDAAWIDSESITGPTPFNTGEDSCLSKMEPSNSDGFTGSNEKSTVDQFPFCNQMSSFDNSFSVRRKSLTNDSFDIVFEDSSRKTKNSCNEIRFEDETSDKCSKSTSACETDGSCAIIRRPSSRHVVKRVQRNVPKTPNYTRSDAKMFLFIQMQLCRKESLREWLRAHVSHRDTYQTIQMFNEIVRAVEYVHLQGLIHRDLKPSNIFFAPDGAIKIGDFGLVTAMAEEASYSPMSPEGNVICGGGFSPFQRTHTDQVGTQLYMSPEQIEGQPYNHKVDIYSLGLILVELLWPLSTQMEQVTVISQLRKLKFPRGFIEKYPEEAVLLNKMLSRNPDERPTTYGIRASTPLRIYQDSTVEIPEYLHFSLLRPRSTTRTSSGSSS